The stretch of DNA CTGCCGTATACAAGCAGCACCGGGTATGTAACGATGCTCGATATCGGTCAAGGAGACGCATTCGTCATCGAATTGCCGTATCGGAAAGGTATATACTTCATAGATGCAGCTGGCAGTGTCGGCATGGATTTTAAACCAACGGATAAAAATTTCGAGCGAGTGATCAAGCCGTTTCTCTATGAGAGGGGCATTGCACAAGTGGATGGCATTTTCGCCAGCCATGCGGATCATGATCATATCGGCAGCATCGGCAAACTGACAAGAGAATTCCATGTGGATTGGGTGCGGACCTCGGTCTATTTTGAAAAATCCAAGATGGATGACTGGAATACAGATACAGACATAATTCCTTGGCGCTCCGGAGAACTCCTGAGGCTTCCGGGCTGGGAGGTTCAGCTGCTGGCACCTGCCAGGGATAAGGGAGATCCGAATCGAAATTCGCTTGTCATGTATACAAGGCTTGGGGGAAAGAGCTGGCTTTTTACCGGGGATATAGGCAAGGAGGAAGAAATGGAGCTCATCAGGAGTTATCCATCGTTACAGGCAGATGTACTGAAAGTCGGGCATCATGGCAGCAATACATCGACTGATCCGGATTTCCTTGCGTTTATAAAGCCAGAAACGGCTTTAATATCGGCTGGCCGCAACAATCGTTATGGTCATCCTTCCCCGGAGGTGATACAAGCTTTGGAACAGCAAAACATCCGTATCTGGCGAACAGATACGGATGGGGCTGTCGTCTATGCCTTCTCGGGGAAGACAGGCACATTTAGCCCGTTCCTCCCATAGAATACGGTAGTTATAAAAGAGGCATATGAACTTACCTCCTTGCAGCAGGTACTTACCTGGATTAGCAAGAGTTGTCACCTATAACTTGCGGGCTGACAGGTTAACCTAGAGGTAAGAAAAACACCGCTTCGTGTTACAGCCTCCGGAGCTGGCTAACAAGGGCGTTCATATAGATAAGGGGGGACATTGGGTTGTTCCCCTCTGTTTCCATCTTGCGTTTATCTCTGTTTGTCGATACGATAAACAATAGGATTACGTAGGAGTGAGAACATGTCGTATACTGACGCTTTAAAAGCAATCAAGAAAAAGGATTTTTCCCCTATATACTTACTATATGGCACGGAGTCCTATTTCATGCAGGATATAAAGGAAAAATTAGAGAAACAATTCGCCCTTTCCGATGGAACGAATGTTTCTGTTTATGACTTGGAGGAAACCCCCATCCAGGAAGTGATAGCGGATGCGGAAGAATATCCTTTCTTCAGCGAACAAAAATTGATTTTCGCTTACCATCCCTTCTTCCTGAAAGCGAAGCCGGATAAGTCGGCTGTGGATCATCGATTGGAAAGTTTGGAGCAGTATGCACAAAATCCGGCCGCTTGGACGACACTCGTTTTGCTTGCTTCCTATGAAAAGATTGACGAACGGAAGAAAATCGTCAAGCTCATCAAGAAGACGGGACAAGCTGTCGCCTGCCAGCCAGTAAAGGAATGGGATCTATCGGAGTGGATCGGTACATTAAGCAAGGAGTATAACATCGGGCTGGAGGATACAGTGGCGGATTTGCTCATACAGGAAGCCGGCACGGATCTTGCCCTGCTGCGGGGTGAAATCGAAAAACTTGCCCTTTATGCAGGGGAGGGTAGCACCATAACCTTGGAGATGGCAGAAAAACTGGTATCCCATCAGCAGACCAGCTCGGGCTTGAAGCTA from Terribacillus sp. FSL K6-0262 encodes:
- the holA gene encoding DNA polymerase III subunit delta — translated: MSYTDALKAIKKKDFSPIYLLYGTESYFMQDIKEKLEKQFALSDGTNVSVYDLEETPIQEVIADAEEYPFFSEQKLIFAYHPFFLKAKPDKSAVDHRLESLEQYAQNPAAWTTLVLLASYEKIDERKKIVKLIKKTGQAVACQPVKEWDLSEWIGTLSKEYNIGLEDTVADLLIQEAGTDLALLRGEIEKLALYAGEGSTITLEMAEKLVSHQQTSSGLKLVDALMAGDLAKAIYIFHDLIKLKEEPIALVALLASQFRTILHVKLLKQKGYNQAKMAEVTKVHPFVIKLALKREAHFAEEELKHILFLAAETDADLKQGRMEKNLAFELLLQQIATIRKKARMV